A part of Microbacterium atlanticum genomic DNA contains:
- a CDS encoding MFS transporter yields the protein MTTPSKDEPLVTPLPASVPAPAFDAVAVDEISEAPPADLPKVGSRYIWSMVLAQFGVFMAFITPLAISLTIRVNALAPGHPEYLGFITGAGALFVMLTSPFMGIWSDRTRTRIGRRRPFMIGGVVVGVLSLVVMALAPNVLILGLGWILAQWGWGTTLSNLQISTADRLPESQRGKVAGLTSFATQIAPVFGVILAQFFTGDPLLLFLVPGAVGVLFVFLFVVLVHEADSRTMAKDPITVGQLLAKYVYNPRKYPDFSWNWLARFLFYTGITLNTTYTAFFFADRLGISVESVAGIIATLSLGGILAVTLGALGGGFMSDRVKRRRVFVLLGGIIMAIGMLLQAFAPEMVLLITGSLVTSLGLGLFAAVDQALLLDVLPERETDAGRFMGITGFATSIPQSLAPLAASGILLIGVTGGERNYTLLFVIAAASVLLAGAVVLRIRSVR from the coding sequence ATGACGACACCCAGCAAAGACGAGCCGCTCGTCACGCCGCTTCCCGCCTCCGTCCCTGCACCCGCGTTCGATGCGGTCGCCGTCGACGAGATCAGCGAGGCACCTCCCGCTGACCTTCCCAAAGTGGGTTCTCGCTACATCTGGTCCATGGTGCTGGCGCAGTTCGGCGTCTTCATGGCCTTCATCACGCCGCTCGCGATCTCGCTCACCATCCGCGTCAATGCCCTGGCCCCGGGGCATCCGGAGTATCTGGGGTTCATCACCGGAGCGGGTGCGCTGTTCGTGATGCTGACCTCGCCGTTCATGGGCATCTGGAGCGACCGCACGCGCACCCGCATCGGGCGCCGCCGTCCGTTCATGATCGGCGGTGTGGTCGTCGGAGTGCTCTCGCTCGTCGTGATGGCACTGGCGCCGAATGTGCTCATCCTCGGCCTCGGCTGGATCCTCGCGCAGTGGGGATGGGGCACCACCCTCAGCAACCTGCAGATCTCGACCGCCGATCGCCTGCCCGAGTCGCAGCGCGGCAAGGTCGCGGGCCTCACGAGCTTCGCCACGCAGATCGCACCCGTCTTCGGCGTGATCCTCGCGCAGTTCTTCACCGGTGACCCGCTGCTGCTCTTCCTCGTCCCCGGTGCGGTGGGCGTGCTGTTCGTCTTCCTCTTCGTCGTGCTCGTGCACGAGGCAGACAGCCGCACGATGGCGAAGGATCCGATCACGGTGGGCCAGCTGCTGGCGAAGTACGTCTACAACCCGCGCAAGTACCCCGACTTCTCGTGGAACTGGCTGGCACGTTTCCTCTTCTACACGGGCATCACCCTCAACACCACCTACACCGCGTTCTTCTTCGCGGATCGTCTCGGCATCAGCGTCGAATCGGTCGCCGGCATCATCGCCACCCTCAGTCTCGGCGGAATCCTCGCCGTGACCCTCGGCGCGCTCGGCGGCGGCTTCATGTCGGATCGGGTGAAGCGCCGCCGCGTGTTCGTTCTCCTGGGCGGGATCATCATGGCCATCGGAATGCTCCTTCAGGCATTCGCGCCCGAGATGGTGCTCCTCATCACCGGATCGCTCGTCACCTCGCTCGGGCTGGGTCTGTTCGCCGCGGTCGACCAGGCGCTCCTGCTGGACGTGCTTCCCGAACGCGAGACGGACGCCGGCCGCTTCATGGGCATCACGGGGTTCGCCACGTCGATTCCGCAGTCGCTCGCACCACTCGCGGCATCCGGCATCCTGCTGATCGGCGTCACCGGCGGGGAGCGCAACTACACGCTGCTCTTCGTCATCGCTGCCGCATCGGTACTGCTCGCCGGCGCCGTCGTCCTCCGCATCCGTTCCGTCCGCTGA
- a CDS encoding LacI family DNA-binding transcriptional regulator — protein MPASTVKRVTAADVARSLGLSRATVGFVLNDTPGQTIPEATRERVLAEAKRLGYRANSAAQALASGRSRIILLVLPDWPLDYSMRSHLDEASLALDEAGYSLVTMTPHPTGQARPLWETLRPDVVLGMTPFDARRLEEIRASGVQHILPSTPTDDSATSEDLGFAGGPRLQVEHLLDRGRTRLAFAGSPDPRVADLVAQRRRLAVQTLGDRTGRGLVAEGPLTESDSSDTVSDWVSAGVDGVVAYNDDIAAVVLGAALRAGIRVPEDLAIIGHDDTPLARLLVPALSSVRIDTAGLGRYLADLALSAAMGSAPPPAGPETDAHLVARETT, from the coding sequence ATGCCGGCTTCCACCGTCAAGCGAGTCACCGCCGCCGACGTGGCCCGCTCTCTCGGCCTGTCCCGCGCCACCGTCGGGTTCGTGCTCAACGACACTCCCGGTCAGACCATCCCCGAGGCGACGCGTGAGCGGGTGCTGGCGGAGGCCAAGCGGCTCGGCTACCGGGCGAACTCGGCGGCGCAGGCGCTGGCGAGCGGGCGAAGCCGGATCATCCTGCTGGTCCTCCCCGATTGGCCGCTCGACTACAGCATGCGCAGCCACCTCGATGAGGCCTCGCTCGCCTTGGATGAGGCCGGATACTCCTTGGTCACGATGACCCCCCATCCCACCGGTCAAGCGCGGCCCCTCTGGGAGACCCTGCGCCCGGACGTCGTTCTCGGGATGACGCCCTTCGATGCGCGTCGGCTCGAGGAGATCCGCGCCAGCGGAGTGCAGCACATCCTCCCGTCCACTCCCACGGACGATTCGGCGACGAGCGAGGACCTCGGCTTCGCGGGTGGCCCGCGGCTCCAGGTCGAGCACCTTCTGGATCGGGGGCGCACGCGACTCGCTTTCGCCGGCTCGCCGGATCCACGTGTCGCCGATCTCGTCGCCCAGCGCCGTCGACTGGCCGTGCAGACCCTCGGGGATCGCACGGGCCGGGGCCTCGTCGCGGAGGGGCCGCTCACAGAATCCGATTCCTCGGACACGGTGTCCGATTGGGTCTCGGCCGGGGTGGACGGGGTCGTCGCCTACAACGACGACATCGCGGCCGTCGTGCTCGGTGCCGCGCTGCGTGCCGGCATCCGCGTCCCCGAAGACCTCGCGATCATCGGTCACGACGACACGCCGCTCGCGCGACTCCTCGTTCCGGCACTCTCGAGTGTTCGGATCGATACCGCGGGACTCGGCCGGTATCTCGCCGACTTGGCGCTCAGCGCCGCGATGGGCTCCGCACCACCACCCGCAGGGCCCGAGACCGATGCCCACCTGGTGGCTCGCGAGACCACCTGA
- a CDS encoding DUF2278 family protein, translating to MPFTQYGVLSGTLVAHHRDDPDDFGRWRHVNLKVRSGGRDFRVAVDVDSKDSAVGVQWKVLRVRGTALGWPTPPAAGYTALASAPGTGAIDVIRHPALRVVGFRRWLLRILRVGGAVPAARSWFWIPVLRPWRSGDHLEASEALEMTLRVGAVTLVWGEPFPEGAPPTSLQGMHNVHQNQGDPAGSPWWPENGIWQDGAVATQQSDGRWLVFLSKFSTQRDHTDAQGHPL from the coding sequence ATGCCGTTCACACAGTACGGAGTCCTCAGCGGAACCCTGGTCGCGCACCACCGCGACGACCCCGACGACTTCGGGCGCTGGAGGCACGTCAACCTCAAGGTCCGCAGCGGCGGACGCGACTTCCGGGTCGCCGTCGACGTCGACAGCAAGGATTCCGCGGTCGGCGTGCAGTGGAAGGTGCTGCGCGTGCGTGGCACGGCGCTCGGCTGGCCGACGCCGCCGGCCGCGGGCTACACCGCACTCGCCTCGGCCCCCGGGACGGGCGCGATCGACGTCATCCGGCATCCGGCGCTCCGTGTCGTCGGGTTCCGGCGCTGGCTGCTCCGGATCCTCCGGGTGGGCGGAGCGGTGCCGGCGGCACGGTCCTGGTTCTGGATCCCGGTGCTGAGGCCCTGGCGCTCGGGCGATCACCTCGAAGCGTCAGAGGCGCTCGAGATGACGCTCCGCGTGGGCGCCGTCACGCTCGTGTGGGGCGAGCCGTTCCCCGAGGGAGCCCCGCCCACATCGCTGCAGGGCATGCACAACGTGCATCAGAACCAAGGTGACCCCGCGGGGTCGCCGTGGTGGCCGGAGAACGGCATCTGGCAGGACGGCGCGGTGGCGACGCAGCAGTCCGACGGCCGCTGGCTCGTCTTCCTCTCGAAGTTCTCGACCCAGCGCGACCACACCGACGCGCAGGGCCACCCGCTCTGA
- a CDS encoding sensor domain-containing diguanylate cyclase, which yields MSGLEIDALPVGVVRVDRADHIVESNAWFRRWLGEDTDVTGRVLSDILVPVADFLEGAAFAARMMSCPGHPERAVLVTRAEDADGAVLTVMEAADRYASGTRLRNLHGLADRTQSRLQLIMDASVAFAAATTEERLSKILADTAAQAYRAEDSVVMLFSDNGVLRRTAGTNPFEPVIPEFTMSARARELREVLKITDEAVAEKVSPSLAAAMRHTGVHALIAAPLQLDGVALGLFACFFRHPRVFDDEASPLAEALAGQAAQKLATVRLERRLQHAAMHDDITDLPNRRSLEDLPTLGDHTPASVIFIDLDGFKEVNDTLGHDRGDEVLREVGRRLQQNLREGDVVARYGGDEFVVVCGADAASAVEIAERLREAVAGEEYPFLPASLPIAASIGVATARVGEGVLNVDRLIRRADQAMYTAKNSGGNQVAIAD from the coding sequence ATGAGCGGTCTGGAGATCGACGCGCTGCCCGTCGGCGTGGTGCGCGTGGACCGCGCCGACCATATCGTGGAGTCGAACGCGTGGTTCCGTCGGTGGCTCGGTGAGGACACCGATGTCACCGGCCGGGTGCTGAGCGACATCCTGGTGCCCGTCGCCGACTTCCTCGAGGGCGCGGCGTTCGCTGCGAGGATGATGTCGTGCCCCGGTCATCCGGAGCGTGCCGTCCTCGTCACGCGTGCGGAGGACGCCGACGGTGCAGTGCTGACGGTGATGGAGGCCGCCGACCGCTATGCGTCCGGCACCCGCCTGCGCAATCTGCACGGCCTGGCCGACCGCACGCAGAGCCGGCTGCAGCTGATCATGGACGCGTCCGTCGCGTTCGCGGCGGCGACGACCGAGGAGCGTCTCAGCAAGATACTGGCCGACACCGCTGCGCAGGCCTACCGGGCCGAGGATTCGGTCGTGATGCTGTTCTCCGACAACGGCGTCTTGCGGCGGACCGCCGGCACCAACCCCTTCGAGCCCGTCATCCCCGAGTTCACCATGTCGGCACGGGCGCGGGAGCTGCGCGAAGTGCTGAAGATCACCGACGAGGCGGTCGCCGAGAAGGTGTCGCCGTCGCTCGCGGCCGCGATGCGCCACACCGGCGTCCACGCCCTGATCGCCGCACCGCTGCAGCTGGACGGTGTGGCGCTCGGGCTGTTCGCGTGCTTCTTCCGGCATCCGCGCGTCTTCGACGACGAGGCATCCCCGCTGGCGGAAGCCCTCGCCGGCCAGGCCGCGCAGAAGCTCGCGACGGTGCGGCTCGAACGCCGACTGCAGCACGCCGCGATGCACGACGACATCACCGACCTGCCGAACCGGCGCAGCCTCGAGGATCTGCCGACGCTCGGAGACCACACGCCCGCCTCGGTGATCTTCATCGACCTCGACGGCTTCAAAGAGGTCAACGACACCCTCGGCCACGACCGCGGCGACGAGGTGCTGCGCGAAGTCGGCCGGCGGCTGCAGCAGAACCTGCGCGAGGGCGATGTCGTGGCCCGGTACGGCGGCGACGAGTTCGTGGTCGTGTGCGGGGCGGATGCCGCCTCCGCTGTGGAGATCGCGGAGAGGCTGCGCGAAGCGGTGGCCGGGGAGGAGTATCCGTTCCTGCCCGCGTCGCTGCCGATCGCAGCGAGCATCGGCGTCGCGACAGCCCGGGTCGGAGAGGGCGTGCTGAACGTGGATCGCCTCATCCGCCGTGCCGACCAGGCCATGTACACCGCCAAGAACAGCGGCGGCAACCAAGTGGCCATCGCCGACTGA
- a CDS encoding LCP family protein, translating into MPATRRPSTEGRGPLARHGALRTRHPLTTVLSMLGVALAVFGVSAAGIAAYNVWDAASAISANAVVLNEDKPLPPSLGAIEGGVNVLMVGTDSCEGQDVALFPRCAEDDSPGERNDVTMLVHISDEPRRVTVVSFPRDMLVPIPACAKEDGSGEHPAMSLQMINASYLYGGLGCTVRTVEELTGEQIHFAAAIRWTGVINMSDAIGGVDVCVAGDIKDGHTGLDLAAGTHTLVGVEALQFLRVRHGIGDGSDLGRISNQQQFMSSMMRKLQSDAVLADPATLLNLATTAVTQVQQEQLVLSSGLTNPNLMVQIAMAAKDVPYEDIIFVQYPTRYATGAGGSRVLPVTEAADALFEALRTNQPLTLTGDASQGYGVEVTGEAVKPDVPAPGPTGDAVEAPAAETPAAGPTPAEEERVELPSEITGQTAAQTTCTLPEN; encoded by the coding sequence ATGCCGGCGACCCGGCGACCCTCGACCGAGGGCCGCGGACCGCTCGCGCGCCACGGAGCGCTGCGCACGCGGCATCCGCTCACCACCGTCCTGTCCATGCTGGGCGTCGCGCTCGCCGTGTTCGGCGTGAGCGCGGCAGGCATCGCCGCGTACAACGTGTGGGACGCCGCATCGGCGATCTCCGCCAACGCGGTCGTCTTGAACGAGGACAAGCCGCTGCCGCCGTCGCTCGGCGCGATCGAGGGCGGTGTCAACGTGCTGATGGTCGGCACGGATTCCTGCGAGGGGCAGGACGTCGCGCTCTTCCCGCGCTGCGCCGAAGACGACTCGCCGGGAGAGCGCAACGACGTGACGATGCTCGTGCACATCTCGGACGAGCCGCGCCGCGTCACCGTCGTGTCGTTCCCCCGCGACATGCTCGTGCCGATCCCCGCGTGCGCGAAGGAGGACGGCAGCGGCGAGCACCCCGCCATGTCGCTGCAGATGATCAACGCGTCGTACCTCTACGGCGGGCTCGGCTGCACGGTGCGCACGGTGGAAGAGCTCACCGGCGAGCAGATCCACTTCGCCGCCGCCATCCGGTGGACCGGCGTCATCAACATGTCCGACGCCATCGGCGGTGTCGACGTCTGCGTCGCGGGAGACATCAAGGACGGCCACACGGGTCTCGACCTCGCCGCCGGCACCCACACCCTCGTCGGTGTGGAGGCGCTGCAGTTCCTGCGCGTGCGCCACGGCATCGGCGACGGGTCCGACCTCGGCCGCATCTCGAACCAGCAGCAGTTCATGTCGTCGATGATGCGCAAGCTGCAGTCCGACGCCGTGCTGGCTGATCCGGCGACGCTGCTCAACCTTGCGACCACGGCGGTCACGCAGGTGCAGCAGGAGCAGCTCGTGCTGAGCTCGGGGCTGACCAACCCGAACCTGATGGTGCAGATCGCGATGGCCGCGAAGGACGTCCCCTACGAGGACATCATCTTCGTGCAGTACCCGACGCGTTACGCGACGGGGGCGGGCGGCAGCCGCGTGCTCCCGGTCACCGAGGCCGCCGACGCGCTCTTCGAGGCGCTCCGCACCAACCAGCCGCTCACGCTCACGGGCGACGCCAGCCAGGGGTACGGCGTCGAGGTCACCGGGGAGGCGGTCAAGCCGGATGTCCCCGCGCCCGGACCGACGGGGGACGCTGTGGAAGCTCCTGCGGCCGAGACGCCCGCAGCCGGGCCGACCCCCGCCGAGGAGGAGCGTGTCGAGCTGCCCTCGGAGATCACGGGTCAGACCGCAGCGCAGACGACATGCACGCTGCCGGAGAACTGA
- a CDS encoding LCP family protein — protein MSQTRRPAHQGRRTVARHGELSSPGPLAFLLKLVGVIAAVALVSGFGVAAYALSDLTSSFADDAVELEGQGALPPDIGAIEGGVDVLLVGTDECEPEYAYIFGDRCTGPEAEGQLNDVNMLVHISDNPRRVTVVSFPRDLMIPIPSCTREDGSTTGGSSYAQINQAWGDGGLSCVAKTIKELSGQNVPLAAKVSFGNVINITDAIGGVEVCIGNGGIRDIYTGIDWAAGPRTVQGVEALQFLRTRHGLENGSDLARISNQQQYMSSLARKLVSEEVISNPATLYKLATTAVDNITPSAGLTNPMTLAQIALAVKDVPFQDIVFLQYPVLEDPNDPNRVVPDYDAAGQMWAALAANEPIEVTHDQDLTGGVIVADPEPSEAPVDPTPTAEPGATPVPTETAVALPDNIPGQNAAQQTCSAGNVRAAG, from the coding sequence GTGAGCCAGACCCGCCGACCCGCCCACCAGGGCCGCCGCACCGTGGCGCGCCATGGCGAGCTGTCGTCTCCGGGCCCGCTCGCTTTCCTCCTCAAGCTCGTCGGCGTCATCGCCGCCGTTGCGCTGGTCTCCGGCTTCGGCGTCGCCGCCTACGCCCTATCCGACCTCACCTCCAGCTTCGCCGACGACGCCGTCGAGCTCGAGGGCCAGGGCGCGCTTCCGCCCGACATCGGGGCCATCGAGGGCGGCGTGGACGTGCTCCTCGTCGGAACCGACGAGTGCGAGCCCGAGTACGCCTACATCTTCGGCGACCGCTGCACCGGCCCGGAGGCGGAGGGACAGCTCAACGACGTCAACATGCTCGTGCACATCTCGGACAACCCCCGCCGGGTGACCGTGGTGTCGTTCCCTCGCGATCTGATGATCCCCATCCCCTCGTGCACGCGTGAGGACGGCTCCACCACCGGTGGCAGCTCCTATGCGCAGATCAACCAGGCGTGGGGCGACGGCGGGCTGTCGTGCGTGGCCAAGACGATCAAGGAGCTCAGCGGCCAGAACGTGCCGCTGGCGGCCAAGGTGAGCTTCGGCAACGTCATCAACATCACCGACGCGATCGGCGGTGTCGAGGTCTGCATCGGCAACGGCGGCATCCGCGACATCTACACCGGGATCGACTGGGCCGCAGGCCCCCGCACCGTGCAGGGAGTCGAGGCGCTGCAGTTCCTCCGCACCCGACACGGCCTCGAGAACGGCAGCGACCTCGCCCGCATCAGCAACCAGCAGCAGTACATGTCCAGCCTCGCCCGCAAGCTGGTGAGCGAAGAGGTCATCTCCAACCCCGCGACGCTGTACAAGCTCGCCACGACGGCGGTCGACAACATCACGCCCAGCGCCGGGCTGACCAACCCGATGACGCTCGCGCAGATCGCGCTCGCGGTGAAGGACGTCCCCTTCCAGGACATCGTGTTCCTCCAGTACCCGGTCCTCGAGGACCCGAACGACCCGAACCGGGTCGTGCCCGACTACGACGCCGCAGGCCAGATGTGGGCCGCACTGGCCGCCAACGAGCCGATCGAGGTCACCCACGACCAGGATCTGACCGGCGGTGTGATCGTGGCCGACCCCGAGCCCAGCGAGGCGCCGGTGGACCCGACCCCGACCGCCGAGCCGGGCGCCACGCCCGTTCCCACCGAGACCGCGGTGGCGCTCCCCGACAACATCCCCGGGCAGAACGCCGCCCAGCAGACCTGCTCCGCCGGCAACGTCAGGGCCGCCGGCTGA
- a CDS encoding HAD family hydrolase, whose amino-acid sequence MTSAHDGAGGSSRAADDIDTDPVVEEALPAAGRIEVEPQGDAAELVDELARETEVPGVAVARMLIVLDIDGTVLLEDESLSPGVVEAVAHAQDAGHEVMIATGRSWEGTRGILRVLELAPEYVVCSNGAVVLKRVDADELVYERWHVETFDPREVLRLLREHLPEARYLVELPDGVRLYTEYLEDWNLVHARRVPFEELGRERVCRVVVVSPEQDEQDYLELVRDIGLHEVSYAVGWTAWLDIAPQGVDKSTGLELVRTELRIEPENVLVIGDGRNDVGMFRWALEHGGRAVAMEQGPQEVRDAAGETTGSVQAGGVAAVLGAL is encoded by the coding sequence GTGACATCGGCTCACGACGGCGCCGGCGGCAGCTCCCGCGCCGCCGACGACATCGACACCGACCCCGTCGTCGAGGAGGCGCTGCCCGCCGCCGGCCGCATCGAGGTAGAGCCGCAGGGGGACGCCGCCGAGCTGGTCGATGAGCTGGCTCGGGAGACCGAGGTTCCGGGCGTCGCGGTCGCGCGCATGCTCATCGTGCTCGACATCGACGGCACCGTCCTCCTCGAGGACGAATCCCTGAGCCCCGGCGTCGTCGAGGCGGTCGCGCACGCGCAGGACGCCGGCCACGAGGTGATGATCGCGACCGGGCGAAGCTGGGAGGGCACCCGCGGCATTCTGCGGGTGCTCGAGCTCGCACCCGAGTACGTGGTGTGCTCCAACGGCGCCGTCGTGCTCAAGCGCGTCGACGCCGACGAGCTGGTCTACGAACGGTGGCACGTCGAGACGTTCGATCCCCGCGAGGTGCTGCGGCTGCTGCGGGAGCACCTGCCGGAGGCGCGCTACCTCGTCGAGCTGCCCGACGGCGTGCGCCTGTACACCGAATACCTCGAGGACTGGAACCTCGTGCACGCCCGCCGGGTGCCCTTCGAGGAGCTGGGACGCGAGCGCGTCTGCCGCGTCGTGGTCGTCTCGCCCGAGCAGGACGAGCAGGACTACCTCGAGCTGGTGCGCGACATCGGCCTGCACGAGGTCTCGTACGCGGTGGGGTGGACCGCGTGGCTCGACATCGCCCCGCAGGGCGTCGACAAGAGCACCGGACTCGAGCTCGTGCGCACCGAGCTGAGGATCGAGCCCGAGAACGTGCTGGTGATTGGCGACGGCCGAAACGACGTCGGCATGTTCCGGTGGGCGCTCGAGCACGGCGGCCGTGCCGTGGCGATGGAGCAGGGCCCGCAGGAGGTGCGCGACGCCGCGGGCGAGACGACGGGATCGGTGCAGGCCGGCGGCGTCGCCGCGGTGCTGGGCGCGCTCTGA